The Glycine soja cultivar W05 chromosome 4, ASM419377v2, whole genome shotgun sequence genomic sequence TGTATTAAATCTACATTTAGTTGTGCCAGTTATATTGCTACAAAATCTTCTATTATAAAAGCACCATAGAAGACCATCGTATGTACACCAATTTATCTAAACAATTGCTTTAATTTTCAACAAAGACCacatcttcatcatgatcaatCCTTTGTCTTCTTCTCATATGGTAagcaatatacttttttttcataCTTACTTATCAATCTACCTAATCTTTGAATCATGTGTTTGAATTATATGTAATTGAGCTTACCTTAAAAGAATAACATCATAGACAATTCATTACTAATTTTGTGACACTACTTGTTTATGTTCAGGTTAACATGGAGTTTATCTCTAATGCAATGATACTTTCATTCTCAATACTATTGTTGCTACCAAGTACATCATATTCACTATATCAAAAGCCTGAAAATCATATCAAGACAGCTATTTTTGTAACTGGGAGTTTTGAAATGGGACCAGGATCAATTGCAACAAAAACATTTGAGAATATAAAGTTTCCAAGAGGTCATGTTGGAATTAAGAGTTTTGATGCGGAACTAGTTGACCAAGAAGGGAACTCTATACCTTCGTATGAAACTTACCTTCATCATTGGTTTGCAATAAAGTACCACCAAAATATTACCATGTCACCTAATCCTAAGCTTCTTCGTCGTCCTGAGGATGCTTTTTTCCAAAGAAACGAAGGCACATGTAATGGTGGCATTCTTCCACATTATTGGGGATTTGGAGTAGAATCACGAGGAACAACCTCAAAAATTCCCGATCCTTTTGCTATAGAACAAGGTAacccaacaaaaattaaaaatggatatGAGGAGAAATGGTTGCTCAACATCATGGTCATTGATACACGTGGTGCACAAGATAAGAAAGCTTGCACTCAATGTAGATGTGACCATATGAATCTCCCGAAGGACTTTTATAATGTCACAAGGGATATACATAACCAAAGATTGACTACAAATTATAAAGGAGGTCTCTTTTGTTGTCAGGACAACTTACAATGCAAGCAAATAGAGGGTTTTCAAGGTTCAAGGAGAATGGTTTCCTTAAGATACAAAATTAGTTGGGTTGATTGGAACATATACCAAATACCAGTTAAGGTTTACATACTTGATTCCACCGACAAAGTGAGGTCAAATGGTTCCAAAATACTTCATGATTGTCTGGTAGATAAGTTTTTCAAGACAGtactttatgataaaacaaTATACTTTTCAATCTTATTAGAGTGAGTGAACAAAAGTAAATCTTAATTCCTTGCAGGCAGAGTATACCATTCCagctggtggtggtggtgattctCCTCATGTCCAAAAAGCAAACATCCCAATGGAAAATGGAGGTTATCTAATTTATGGCACTGCTCATATGCATTCAGGTGTTGTAAATGCAACTTTATATGGACAGGTGATGAACAGTATTTTCGCCATTCTTATAAACCATTTGTTATTAGTTACGTATTAATTTTGTGAAACTTTTTGTGAAtgactttttattcaataaattttctAATTCCATATCATTGTAAAAGGTCATATATAACAATGCATCTTCAACTCTAAAATTTATGTTCTCTACCATTTAGGATGGAAGGACTTTATGTACATCAACACCAAAATATGGAACAGGAAAAGAGGCTGGAAATGAGAAAGGTTATCTCATTGGAATGTCTGTTTGTTATCCACAACCGAGTTCAATCAAGATTCATGATGGTGAAATTTTGACTCTAGAATCTAGATATAAAAATGAGTTTCGTACTGGAGCTATGGGACATTTCTACATCTATTTGGCAGAGGAACTACCACAATgatatttaaaatgtaattttaaattattcatgtcCCTTCACTTagtgctttattttattttgtgatagTTGGTTCATGACAACATAAACAACAACACTCCTTTTGTCCATATCTCAATACggagttctttttcttttctttttatattccaTCGTATGGTGCATACAAGAGGAATGAACAAAAGACAATAGAgatgacataatttttttcctttcaattgaTATTCAAATGTCCGATTGTTTAAAGGAGTATTATGCATTTTGCTCTAAACATGCTTTTTTTATGAACACATTTCAAATTGAACCCACAAACTAATTCTTAGGTATTTctaaataacatatatttttaattagttgtccttttatacttataattataattttgtcatACATTTGGTTATATGCTTGAACATTTTCTCTTACTTTTTAACAAGAAAAGATCAACATTATAGGTCATTAGGAGCATAATAAAGATGATGACAATGACgatatattaaaagaatatagatacataatttattatcatattcaaaaatcaatttaaaagaggatatttttttaagcaaaggATTGCAAAAGCATCATGATAAAACCCTATCATTCCAATTATGTCGGCACCATAGGGGCAATCAATCATATGCCCGCAAACCAAATTTGTTCATcaaaaaaggaaataacaaCAAACATAGGAGGACATAAAACCAAATccatgcaaataaaaaaaatagcaaaacctATAATTAGGCATATTCAACTTATCTTGAACAGAAGTATCAGCAATAAAAGCTTTGGACTATATCCCACCATATGATACCTTGTGCATGTAAACCACGATTCGCTATCTATTCATACAATAATTTCGTTCACACAAATATGGGAGTTATGGAAAGAGATTCACTTAGTatatgacaaaaaattaatcCATCTATTTTGAAACCTCCACGGCACTTGGAGATGAGATTGAAAACTTGTGCCAATGACAATGAGTCACCTTTCAACCATAATTGATCCGGACCTTTGCCTTGTGCTATTTCAATAGCTAAAAATGCAACTTGCAAATCAGCATGAAAAGCAATTGAAATATCCAAAAGAGTGCGAGAAAAAACCCAAAAAAGCACCCCTAATTACGAAAAATTCCCCCACTAGTTGAAGGCCCCAGACAACTATTTGTTGCACCATCAATGTTGCACTTAATCCATCCCTTTTGAGATAACTTTGTGGACAATGTGCTCATACTGAAAAGGGCCACTTTCACACCTAACTTGGTTCCTATTATACCAAATAACTAATGATGTGTACAACTAAAGAAACGTGCACATCCTTGACCTATGAGCTAATTGAATTGCAGCAAGTATGAAACAGGTCCATAGCAGAAGAAAAAGACATGCCTACCTTGCAATAAGTGACTAAGCTAGTTCCAAAGCTTCATTGCTAAGGGACATTCCTGAACTAGTTGTTTGCATTATCAACAACAGCTCCACAATGAGAACAAAtagaggcaaaaaaaaaaaaacctacgtTCAAATTATCATCCGTAGATGAACAATCATGAATCCATCTCCAAAACAAAAAGGATTTGATGGCGAGATTCCTTTTTACGTAAGATCTATGCCAAGATAATGACTGCAAGTTAGTTTGGCAGAAAGAAAACACTCCTTTAAAAATCATGTTTCCTAAATTTGAGGGGATCCAAATGGGTTATCTATGATCTCTTCTAAaggaataagaaaaaatttaatgtcTTCCGCTAGCTAGGAAAGATAGTGTGAACTCTTGAGGAGGCACCCAACATTTATTCCTATAAACCCTTCAACCATCGGCTGGAATGAGTTCGAGTCAACTCTAGAATATTTTGAGTGATTGTTGTCGGTTCTTCAAGCCAATTATCTAGCCAGAAGAAATGTAATAAGATCTCCAACTAACCAAATGAATGTTCcataaaattccaaaaaaaatcctTGATCCCTGTCCAAATAGAAGATAAGATATATGATTCCCCAGGAAGTACCAACCTTAAGAAATCTAGAATAGCACAAAAAGCTCAAGGCTCATCTGAAGTGGCTAAAGACCAAATTAGCTTCATAATTGCAACCTTATTGATTAACTTTAGTGATTTAATCAAAGGCACCCATCTCTAAAGGAGAtcaccttcttttttttctcaggATACTGTGAATAATTTTCTCTCATCAATATCACCAATacaaatgaaattttgaagCCACATATCAAGCATCTTCAATGTAGCTATAGGCCAAGAGTAAAtgtgaaaactatataacaccTACTCTACACAACTGTTTAATCAATCGTACTCTCCCATAAAGAAGAGCAAAAACCTTCCAGGAGCTTAAAAGAGGGGCACACCAAGATAAGAAAAAGGAAtagatcctttagaaaatccaaaacatttttaaaaaggaTATTGAATTTAGAAACAATATTAGAAAaacattcaattataaaaatttagacAAAAATATCCTTAGTTTTCAACTACTATTGGCATTAATTGTGCCACTATCTACCAATAACAATATATTCTATCCTTTAGACCTCgaccaaaatatttttaatgacaaatgtgtttttttaaggCAAGTATTTATTAATCTTCTTAACTAGATATAagagtattataaaaaaaatagctatATAAAGTCAAAAGAATTactattttgaaaaaatgaacTCTAAAAAGACTACTATTTTGAAACGGTGAGATTAATTATACTATTATCAATAAATAacacacaaaaattttcatgtaaAGGATGTCACAATTTTCTAtcaacaaaaatctaagtgctcatggtaaaaataatattataaattattttagtaaatttttattgttatttaataaacatattttgaaatttcaaattaactaaattagggttattgtttaattcaaaattaggaATCTAGCTCCAATATTATATAACATAAATgcttatttatgtataattaaattttaaataagtgaatattttctaatataagTTATATTGTAATTAGAAAATTgcaataaacatatttaattatatgggtTAAGTTTGGGATTTAAATTGCAATATAAGATTACTtgtaattattgaaaatttaatattgaaattcaatttagagataaagatattgaaaagaaaagaggcTGAAATATTGAGAATATCTAATAGAGAAAATGGGGAGAGTGAGAATCTCATTTTCCAAATTATGTATTCTTACAAGTAGATATGTTAGtgaaattttaatgaataaatatttttcatgttagatgtgtattttctatttcttttgaaaaaaaaacaaaaaagtaatcaCCAATAATATTTGATTGGACGTGGAAGCAAACTTGTATTCATATGAAGaagcatatttattttgtttcattcttTAAGAGAGACAAGCCTAACATGTTTGATTTTGTAAATCATatcatataaaacaaaaagtatttaaaattttatttggcaTTAAAAAGACACTGCATAATATTGTGAGATAGCTAAATTTCGTGCTTTAAAGGAGTTTAATTTGTTGGTTAATAAGTAATGTATACACATTCCCCCACATTtggatttataattaaaaaaacagaaaactaaaacaaaagttTACCATGAAGAGGGATTGAAATTATTATAGAAACTAATTCTTACATAAAGTATCAATTGAACACCAATTATTGTACCCATAAATAGATCTAAACAGCTCCTTAATGATTTGTAGTTTCATAAAAGTCACTAacaattattaacaaattttgttcAAATCATTACCTGTAGATTACAAACACATGCTTTAGCGACAAATGGAAATAAACATTTTACGTGTGTATTAAATCTACATTTAGTTGTGCCAGTTATATTGCTACAAAATCTTCTATTATAAAAGCACCATAGAAGACCATCGTATGTACACCAATTTATCTAAAAATTGCTTTAATTTTCAACAAAGACCacatcttcatcatgatcaatCCTTTGTCTTCTTCTCATATGGTAagcaatatacttttttttcataCTTACTTATCAATCTACCTAATCTTTGAATCATGTGTTTGAATTATATGTAATTGAGCTTACCTTAAAAGAATAACATCATAGACAATTCATTACTAATTTTGTGACACTACTTGTTTATGTTCAGGTTAACATGGAGTTTATCTCTAATGCAATGAATACTTCATTCTCATACTATTGTTGCCTACAAGTACATCATATTCACTATATCAAAAGCCTGAAAATCATATCAAGACAGCTATTTTTGTAACTGGGAGTTTTGAAATGGGACCAGGATCAATTGCAACAAAAACATTTGAGAATATAAAGTTTTCCAAGAGGTCATGTTGGAATTAAGAGTTTTGATGCGGAACTAGTTGACAAGAAGGGAACTCTATACCTTCGTATGAAACTTACCTTCATCATTGGTTTGCAATAAAGTACACCAAAATATTACCATGTCACCTAATCTAAGCTTCTTCGTCGTCCTGAGGATGCTTTTTTCCAAAGAAACGAAGGCACATGTAATGGTGGCATTCTTCCCACATTATTGGGGATTTGGAGTAGAAATCACGAGGAACAACCTCAAAAATTCCCGATCCTTTTGCTATAGAAACAAGGTAacccaacaaaaattaaaaatggatatGAGGAGAAATGGTTGCTCAACATCATGGTCCATTGATACACGTGTGCACAAGATAAGAAAGCTTGCACTCAATGTAGATGTGACCATATTGAATCTCCCGAAGGACTTTTATAATGTCACAAGGGATATACATAACCAAAGATTGACTACAAATTTAAAGGAGGTCTCTTTTGTTGTCAGGACAACTTACAATGCAAGCAAATAGAGGGTTTTCAAGGTTCAAGGAGAATGGTTTCCTTAAGATACAAAATTAGTTGGGTTGATTGGAACATATACCAAATACCAGTTAAGGTTTACATACTTGATTCCACCGACAAAGTGAGGTCAAATGGTTCCAAAATACTTCATGATTGTCTGGTAGATAAGTTTTTCAAGACAGtactttatgataaaacaaTATACTTTTCAATCTATTAGAGTGAGTGAACAAAAGTAATCTTATTCCTTGCAGGCAAGAGTATACCATTCCagctggtggtggtggtgattctCCTCATGTCCAAAAAGCAAACATCCCAATGGAAAATGGAGGTTATCTAATTTATGGCACTGCTCATATGCATTCAGGTGTTGTAAATGCAACTTTATATGGACAGGTGATGAACAGTATTTTTCGCCATTCTTATAAACCATTTGTTATTAGTTACGTATTAATTTTGTGAAACTTTTTGTGAAtgactttttattcaataaattttctAATTCCATATCATTGTAAAAGGTCATATATAACAATGCATCTTCAACTCTAAAATTTATGTTCTCTACCATTTAGGATGGAAGGACTTTATGTACATCAACACAAAAATGGAACAGGAAAAGAGGCTGGAAATGAGAAAGGTTATCTCATTGGAATGTCTGTTTGTTATCCACAACCGAGTTCAATCAAGATTCATGATGGTGAAATTTTGACTCTAGAATCTAGATATAAAAatgagttttcatttttttaaagccTATTGTAGACTATTCtagaatattttaaatacataattcaCATCTTGtgaataataatttcttttcctttttttcctagAACATATCCGGTCACTTTCTCTAGATTTTATTAGGACTATTCTTACTTACAAAGTTCTCCTTTTTCCTATATAGTCACTAAAAAAGAGCTATCATAAAAGGAAAcgttttaaactttaaacaatATGTCTATCTATTTTGAGCATGATTCCTGTTTTTCCAATCgttaaacttattatttaatgGTAATTATCATCATTctatttagagagaaaaaaaatcagttttcttttacttttcttcttATAGTGCCTAAGGTAGAATGATGTTGTGTAACGGTTCACACTCTTTAAGAATAGGTTTttagacaatttatttatttattattatttttataccgTTTATAATTCATTCAAATAATTACCTTAATATCTAAACTTAAGTTCTCagtttaaattctttttctttatcataaTATCTAAACTTGAGTTCttagtttaaattctttttctttatctacCTATGGAAAGTTAAGTATTTTATCCCTTTTAACTTCGTTATCTGTTTTGAACCCATTCAATAGGACTCAAACAGTCCCTATATGGCTCACAATTCTACTCATACAATGATATCAAAATCTCAAATGATTCACGGTTGGTACTTTATAACTTTGCAAGAATAGGCATAATATATATCTATAATAATCTTTCTACTTTAACATGTAAAAACAATAAGCATGTATAGACTTATATAGCTTAGCTTCCATTTCGGGTATCATAAGATCCAAACTTCACGctaattttttttccctatGCGCATAATGATCCCACCAACTCCAGtatgcattttctttttctctttttccttgcGAAAACATATTAAGATCATATCTTCTATCACCAAAACAATAACACTCAATATTTTCCTATTTACACTAAGCAACCAATGTAAAGGAGACAAACAAAGAGTCAGCTCCCTTACCTCAAAGAGATGCTAAAAGATAGAGGTTTAGATGAGTGATAGGTGAAGAAATTTATCACTTTGGATAGGGTCTTGAAtaaatcatcattaatttagCAACAAACCATTCCCACGAACAACATAGAAAATAGAAATGGTTAGGAGAAAGGAAAATGTCCATATTtgataagggaaagggaagagaaagattAAGAATAACTTAACAATAGTATATATCAAGCGAAGAAAAGAATTACATGTTTTTAGCTTTGGAATACTCCTTGAActtataattatgaaattggAAGTGTATGTATTTTGAGaagtgaaagaagaagaaatatgaAGGAGAAGAGGTACTGCGGACGTCACCGTACATAACATAATAATAGAAGAATAAGTAAGAAGATGTGGTTTGCTTCAGTAATTTATAAGcctatgtatgtatgtatgtatttataGTTTACTTCTACATAAGAAATCTATCATTGCCTAAAACATTTACACCTGCACCTCCTTTGCAAGTTGCTCCACATTGCACATGGACTATCATGACTGCATCCAACAATTGTACACATGTTGCATGGTGGCATCTCTTTTATTGCACCATCTAATTTTTGTCTCTTAGCAataaagttataatatttttattacatctATTTGCATAGAACACCTCTTGTAacacatttattataaaatcaagtgAATGAAATTGAGTGTAGCAAATGCCACATtttctgtgttttttctttGACCGTAAAACAAGtgctaatcaatttttttttctttttaattgttcTCACTGTTGTGTATTCTTAAACTGGTATTGTATAAGTCAATTttgtttctaataaaattttctattgaatcttacacacaaaaatttcacatatttattaattattctttaaaattaaattaaactaactcttataattattttcaatcacTTTATCATGAATTAGAAAAATCACAATGTTACATTACACGGTAATCATActaattataaaacattaactattttatgcatttaagaaagttggttaatttaattttaagcaataaatttgtttgtaattgtaatattttttttaagaaacccttaaataattaatgtatatgGAGAGAGAATATTACTAGTGGtctttaaattcttaaaattaaactctttcttttttcaatcataagagagagaaagagacaaCCGATAGCATTTATGATACATGCACTAAAATAATTaaggttattttgataaaatataattcttgCAACGGCCAATTAGAACAGAgtcatatgaaaataaataaggaaatatCTAAATAATCTTTTAGAAAAGGGGATGAAGGGACTATAATATTcgttggaaaaaatattttcattaagtttagaaattgtataataaaaatacataattattttttagaaatatactttatataatataatatacactccctctattttaaaataatagtctTTTCAAGTCATGCATACATATTAGAAaacattcaattataaaaatttagacAAAAATATCCTTAGTTTTTCAACTACTATTGGCATTAATTGTGCCACTATCtaccaataacaaatatattctaTCCTTTAGACCTCgaccaaaatatttttatgacaaatgtgttttttttaaggcaAGTATTTATTAATCTTCTTAACTAGATATAagagtattataaaaaaaatagctatATAAAGTCAAAAGAATTactattttgaaaaaatgaacCTAAAAAGACTACTATTTTGAAACGGTGAGATTAATTATACTATTATCAATAATAacacacaaaaattttcatgttaaAGGATGTCACAATTTTCtatcacaaaaatctaagtgctcatggtaaaaatatattataaattattttagtaaatttttattgttatttaataaacatattttgaaatttcaaattaactaaattagggttattgtttaattcaaaattaggaATCTAGCTCCAATATTATATAACATAAATgcttatttatgtataattaaaattttaaataagtgaatattttctaatataagTTATATTGTAATTAGAAAATTgcaataaacatatttaattatatgggtTAAGTTTGGGATTTAAATTGCAATATAAGATTACTtgtaattattgaaaatttaatattgaaattcaatttagagataaagatattgaaaagaaaaagagctgAAATATTGAGAATATCTAATAGAGAAAATGGGGAGAGTGAGAATC encodes the following:
- the LOC114410691 gene encoding uncharacterized protein LOC114410691 — its product is MINPLSSSHMVNMEFISNAMILSFSILLLLPSTSYSLYQKPENHIKTAIFVTGSFEMGPGSIATKTFENIKFPRGHVGIKSFDAELVDQEGNSIPSYETYLHHWFAIKYHQNITMSPNPKLLRRPEDAFFQRNEGTCNGGILPHYWGFGVESRGTTSKIPDPFAIEQGNPTKIKNGYEEKWLLNIMVIDTRGAQDKKACTQCRCDHMNLPKDFYNVTRDIHNQRLTTNYKGGLFCCQDNLQCKQIEGFQGSRRMVSLRYKISWVDWNIYQIPVKVYILDSTDKVRSNGSKILHDCLAEYTIPAGGGGDSPHVQKANIPMENGGYLIYGTAHMHSGVVNATLYGQDGRTLCTSTPKYGTGKEAGNEKGYLIGMSVCYPQPSSIKIHDGEILTLESRYKNEFRTGAMGHFYIYLAEELPQ